A portion of the Rhodococcus pseudokoreensis genome contains these proteins:
- a CDS encoding acyl-ACP desaturase — translation MARDLTQLELLQELSPVAEENVNRHLSMAKEWHPHDYVPWDEGRNFAAMGGSDWDPEQSQLDEVAKAAMITNLLTEDNLPSYHREIAENFSQDGAWGTWVGRWTAEENRHGIVMRDYLVVTRAVDPVQLERFRMEHMTNGFASPADVDAGFLHSVAYVTFQELATRVSHRNTGKACKDPIADKMLQRIAADENLHMIFYRNMCGAALDLAPDQALEAVNMIVQNFQMPGAGMPNFRRNGVLMAKHGIYDLRQHLEEVVMPVLRKWNIFERNDFTSRGEEIRESLGKFLENLEGQATKFEEQRDRMLAREAKKREQKAS, via the coding sequence ATGGCGAGGGACCTGACCCAACTCGAACTGCTGCAGGAGTTGTCGCCGGTTGCAGAAGAGAACGTCAACCGCCACCTCTCCATGGCCAAGGAATGGCATCCCCACGACTATGTTCCGTGGGACGAAGGACGCAACTTCGCCGCGATGGGCGGCAGCGATTGGGACCCCGAGCAGTCGCAGCTCGACGAGGTCGCCAAGGCCGCGATGATCACGAACCTCCTCACCGAGGACAACCTGCCGTCGTACCACCGCGAGATCGCCGAGAACTTCTCGCAGGACGGCGCGTGGGGAACGTGGGTCGGTCGCTGGACCGCCGAGGAGAACCGACACGGAATCGTGATGCGCGATTACCTCGTCGTGACCCGCGCCGTGGACCCCGTCCAGCTCGAGCGCTTCCGCATGGAGCACATGACGAACGGCTTCGCGTCCCCCGCCGACGTCGACGCGGGCTTCCTCCACTCCGTCGCGTACGTCACGTTCCAGGAACTCGCCACCCGCGTGAGCCACCGCAACACCGGTAAGGCGTGCAAGGACCCCATCGCCGACAAGATGCTGCAGCGCATCGCGGCCGACGAGAACCTGCACATGATCTTCTACCGCAACATGTGCGGTGCGGCCCTCGACCTCGCGCCCGACCAGGCGCTCGAGGCCGTCAACATGATCGTCCAGAACTTCCAGATGCCGGGCGCCGGTATGCCGAACTTCCGGCGCAACGGTGTCCTCATGGCCAAGCACGGCATCTACGACCTGCGTCAGCACCTCGAAGAGGTCGTGATGCCCGTCCTGCGCAAGTGGAACATCTTCGAGCGGAACGATTTCACCTCCCGCGGCGAAGAGATCCGCGAGAGCCTCGGCAAGTTCCTCGAGAACCTCGAAGGCCAGGCCACCAAGTTCGAGGAGCAGCGCGACCGCATGCTGGCCCGCGAGGCCAAGAAGCGCGAGCAGAAGGCTTCCTGA